The following is a genomic window from candidate division KSB1 bacterium.
AACCAATGACGATGGCTATGTCAATTTGGGGAACACCCGCAGTTACAGTAAATCCAGAGATATTTATCTGAGTAAATTCAATAATGACGGCGTTGTCTCTTCAATAGATAAAGAGCAAGGTTCAAAGACGCGTCCCGATAACTTTGTATTATATCAGAATTATCCGAATCCATTTAATGCCTCGACGCGAATAAAATTTACAGTTCCCCAGGGCAAACTTGAACAGCATGTCTCTATAAAATTAATTGATATTTTAGGTCATATCAGAGCAACGCTACTCGATACCAGAAAAAATCCGGGTGTTTATGAAATACAATTTACGGCAAATCATTTATCCAGTGGTGTTTATTTTTATCAATTAAAAGCCGGCGAGAGTGTCTGTACAAAAAAAATGATTTTACTTGAATAAAGGTCGTAACATGAAATTAATGATTTTACCATAGGAATCGAAAGCAGCGGTCTAAAAACTTAAAGGAGGTGTGTTGGAAGCGGTTGTTTTACAGGCAGTACATAAAAAAAAGAGTACAGTTTATCAACCAAACGGAGGCTCAACCATGAAGTCTTATTTCCTGTTAGTGCAAGTGTTCATCATCCTCTTTACGGGGATCGTTCTGCAACCGCAGCGTGTATGCCCAACGAAGCGGAAGCATTGAAGGCAGAGTTATAGATGCGGAAAGCGGAGAGTATTTACCCGGGGCAAACATTTACCTGGAGGGTACACAGATCGGCGCTGCCAGTGATGCGAACGGATATTTTACAATCGAAAATGTGCCTTTTGGAGACTATACCTTAAAGGTTACCTACATCGGATACGAAGAGTTTTCAAGCGAGGTCGAATTAAAACCATCTGATGCCAAAGTAAACATCGATGTCCCCATGAATTTTACTGCGCTTGAATTAGATGCGTTTGTCGTAGAAGGTTTAAGACAGGGGCAGGTTAAAGCATTGAATCAGCAGAAAAATGCGGCCAACATTAAAAATGTCGTGTCGAAAGAAGAAATGGAAAAATTCCCGGATATGAACACGGCTGAAGTTTTACAGCGGATTCCCGGCATAGCAGTTGAACGCAGCCTGGGTGAAGGAGCGTTTGTTATGCTGCGCGGAACAGAGCCTCGTCTTACCAATGTTACCGTAAATGGACAAAAAATTGCCACGCCCCGTGAACAAGACAGATTTATCGGGCTTAATGTGGTCAATGCGAATCAATTGGCATCTATAGATGTCACAAAAGCCAGTACGCCTGATATGGATGGTAGTGCAATCGGCGGTACGGTCAATCTGGTGACACGCAGTGCGTTTGATTACCAGGAGCCCCGCCTTAATGTGAATCTGGGCAGCGGCTATCAAAAATTGGGAAACGATCCGCTTTATCGCGCTTCACTAAACTATAGCACCTTTTTGAATAAAGATAAAACAATCGGTGTCACGGTCGGCGCCAGCTGGTACAGAAATTCCATTACAGCGCATTCCAATGAATTTGATTGGGAAGATGTTGAAGATATAAACGGGAACGAAATTGCTGAAGCGTTGACTGATTTAAAGATTTTTAATTATGAGACAAATCGAGACCATATCGGTTTAAATGCCGGGATCGAATTCAGGCCCTCCAAAGACCACAGATATTTTATTAACGCCATGTACAACAAGCGGACCGATGATATGGATAGAAATCAGGTCCGTTATCGTTTTGACAAGGGAGATTATCTGAATGCGACGACAATAAGCGGTGGTCGCGTGGCTTTTGAATTGAACAGCCGGAATGAAATACAGGATCTGTATGCCTTTACCGCAGGCGGTCAAAATAAATTCGGACTTTTGAACCTGGATTATACACTATCCTATAGTCATGGTGAAGAATATACCGGTGATAACGGACACATAAAATCCGAATGGCAGATAAAAAATATCGATTATGCATTGGACCTGTCGGACGTAGATTTTCCGGGTGTTAACATCACCAACCATGAGCAAAGCTATTTTTTCAATCCTGAAAACTGGAATGAAGATAAACAACAATATAAAGATAGATTTGCTTCGAATGATAATTTTAACAGCGCTGTTAACGTAAAATATCCCTATTATCTGGGTGCTTTTCCGGCAGAGTTTAAAGCCGGTGGTAAATTAACGATTGACCAAAAAGATCGAAACAGTCGTCGTTATAATTATAGATGGCGCGGTGATTATGATCTCGGCATGTTTGGGACGACCGGAGAAACGATAGATGATTTATTACTTGACAATTACACATTGGGTCCCATAATGGATGGTGATAAAGCGAGCGAGTTTTTACAGAACAATCTCGATCCCGACAATGGCTTCCGCAAGGAACCGGTGAATGATAGCGAGGATGGTTTTGGCGGTCAATATGAGGGTTCCGAAAGCATCTATGCCGGTTATTTAATGACCACGATTCACTTTAATGAATTGATGGTTTTGGCCGGTG
Proteins encoded in this region:
- a CDS encoding TonB-dependent receptor; the encoded protein is MYAQRSGSIEGRVIDAESGEYLPGANIYLEGTQIGAASDANGYFTIENVPFGDYTLKVTYIGYEEFSSEVELKPSDAKVNIDVPMNFTALELDAFVVEGLRQGQVKALNQQKNAANIKNVVSKEEMEKFPDMNTAEVLQRIPGIAVERSLGEGAFVMLRGTEPRLTNVTVNGQKIATPREQDRFIGLNVVNANQLASIDVTKASTPDMDGSAIGGTVNLVTRSAFDYQEPRLNVNLGSGYQKLGNDPLYRASLNYSTFLNKDKTIGVTVGASWYRNSITAHSNEFDWEDVEDINGNEIAEALTDLKIFNYETNRDHIGLNAGIEFRPSKDHRYFINAMYNKRTDDMDRNQVRYRFDKGDYLNATTISGGRVAFELNSRNEIQDLYAFTAGGQNKFGLLNLDYTLSYSHGEEYTGDNGHIKSEWQIKNIDYALDLSDVDFPGVNITNHEQSYFFNPENWNEDKQQYKDRFASNDNFNSAVNVKYPYYLGAFPAEFKAGGKLTIDQKDRNSRRYNYRWRGDYDLGMFGTTGETIDDLLLDNYTLGPIMDGDKASEFLQNNLDPDNGFRKEPVNDSEDGFGGQYEGSESIYAGYLMTTIHFNELMVLAGVRSELTQTTYDGIELQLDDDGAIVNDKPVSQENDYVNFFPAVHFRYNISPMTNVRLAYTQGIARPNYFDLAPYRWIIPDDNEIVAGNPELEPTESKNMDLMLGHYFQSVGAINVGLFYKSLDKVIYPAATRIEGGNYDGYDEIMQVNGGTADLYGVEIGWMQQLTFLPGFWNGFGVYANYTYTQADVDLTYADRDVLPGQAGDVGNVGLSFERGDLTARLSFNYTSEVLVEVETDKEFDRWNDERLQVDFSGSYEFIPGFEFYIDAVNLTNAVKRVYYHIPSRPEKMRIMASPYALVLK